The genomic segment AACAGTTCGTAGTCGGTGATTTGCATGGATGCTACGTAGGCAAGCGCACACTTGAAACGCCAGGTCGGCGAGAACCCCGATCCGGTACAGTCGAGGTATAGTTTTATCATCGTGGAAGCCGCGTGCGTGAACGTACGTATGAGTGTACGCGAGAGTTTCTCCCTCGACGGAGAGACGGCTATCGTCACCGGTGCAGCACAGGGACTCGGAAAGCAGATGGCGAGCGGGCTCGCGGAGATGGGCGCCGATGTCGCCATCGCCGACGTGAACGAGGAGAAAGCCGAGCGGGCCGCGGCCGAACTCGACGGCGAGACGACGGTCATCGCGACCGAGGTCGACGTGACAGACGAGGCCTCCGTCGAGGCGATGGTCGAGGACGTGACCGACCGCCTCGGCCCCATCGACGTGCTGGTCAACAACGCGGGGATCGTCGAGAACTCGCCGGCCGAGGAGACCAGCATCGAGTCCTGGCGGCGTATCGTCGCCGTCAACTTAGACGGCGTCTTCCTCTGTGCCAAACACGTCGGCCAGCAGATGCTAGAGCGGGGCGAAGGGCGGATCGTCAACATCTCCTCGATGTCCGGGTTCGATGTCAACGTCCCGCAGAAACAGGCCAGCTACAACACGACGAAAGCCGGCGTCAGGATGTTGACCCAGTCGCTCGCCGTCGAGTGGGGGGACCGCGGCGTCCGTGTCAACGCCATCGCGCCGGGGTACATGCGCACCGAGCTGGTCGACGAGGTGCTGGCCGAGAACCCCGAGATGGAGGAGACGTGGCTGGAGAACACGCCGATGGGACGGCTCGGCCGTCCGGAGGAACTCAAGGAACTCGTCGTCTATCTCGCCTCGGACGCCTCCTCGTACATGACCGGGTCGACGGTCGTCATGGACGGCGGCTACACCTCCCGATAGGGGATCGGTCGCTCTTTTCGAGGACGGTGGGTCGGTCGCCGGGAGCTACGCCGACGGGAGGTCGGTCAGCCGTTCTTTCGCCCGCTCCCACTCGCCCGTGTCGGTGGGCTCGTACCGCGTCGTCTCGAACGCCGAGGCGACGAGTCGGCGCCCGGCCGCGAGATCCGGGAGGGTGTCGACGGCGAGCGCCTGTGTCAGGAGGTTCCCGATCGCCGTCGCCTCGACCGGACCGGCGACGACCGGGCGGTCGGTCGCGTCCGCGAGCAACTGACAGAACAGGTCGTTGCGGACGCCGCCACCGCCCAGGTTGATGCTTTCGGGCCGATCGTCGGTGACGGCCGCGAGCGCGTCCAGCTCCAGCGCCGTCTTCGTCACCAGGCTGTCGAGGAGACAGCGGACGATCTCCCCCTGGCCGGTCGGGACCGGCTGGTCGGTCCGCCGACAGTAGGCGCGGAGCTGGTCGGGCATCGAGCCGTCGATGTCGAAGCTCTCGGCGTCGGGGTCGACGAGCGCGGCCCGGGCAGGGGCGTCGCGGGCCGCCGACAGGAGATGGTCGTACCCGGCCGGCTCGCCGTTCGCCCGCCAGGCTTCGCGGCACTCTTCGAGCAGGAAGAAGCCGTTGACGTTCGTCAGGAGGCGGACGGTCCCGTCGACGCCGAGTTCGTTCGAGACGCCGTGCTCGAAGCCCGCGTCGGTACGAACCGGGGCGTCGCGCTCGACACCGAGGATGAACCACGACCCCGTGTTGAGGAAGGCCCCGTCTTCGGCCAGCGGGAGCCCAGCGACGGCCGCCGCCGTGTCGTGGCTCGCCGGCGTGACGAGTTCGGGCGTTTCCGAAACCCGCTCGGCCACGTCGTCGGCGACCGGCCCCAGCCGCCGGCCGGGCTCTTCGAGCGACGGGAGGAGAGCAGTCGGCACCCCCAGGTCGTCGAGCAGGTCGGTCGCCCACGCGCGCTCGCTCGGATCGACCATCTGCGTGGTCGAGGCGACGGTCACTTCACCACACTGATCGCCGCCCAACAGGGTCGTCAGGAGCTGTGGCATCATGAGCAGGCTGTCGGCCCGTTCGAGGAGGGCCGGGTCGCGCTCGGCGAGCGTGTGGAGTTGCCAGAGCGTGTTCGGCGTGTTCCAGTTGGTGATCCCGGTCGCCGCGAAGAGCCGGCGCTTGCCGACCGACGCGAACAGCTCCTCGCGTGTCGCCGTCGCCTCCGGATCGCGGTAGGAGACGGGGTCCCGGAGGACCTCGCCGTCCGCGAGGAGACCGAAGTCCAGCCCCCAGGTGTCGACGCCGACGGTGTCGAGTCCGTCGGCCCGTTCGGCGGCGGCTTCCAGGCCGTCGACCATCCGCTCGCGGAGCGCCGCGAGGTCCCAGACGTACCGTCCGTCCCGTCGGACCGGCCGGTTCTCGAACCGGTGGACCTCCCGAACGTCGAAGTCGGTCGGCGTCACGCGACCGAGATACACCGTGCCGCCGCTGGCGCCGATATCGATGGCGACGTGGTTCATGCGTTCACTGTCCGTAGCTGTCGAGTTTCCCGCGGAGCCGATCGATCTCCTCGTCGGGCAGGATCTCCGGCTCGCCGATGGCACGCGCCTGGTGGTGGATGCGAGCGCAGTACTCGACCATCAGCGCCACCGTGTAGGCGTCTTCGAGCGAGCCGTCCGCGGTCAACACGCCGTGGTTGCGCAGGAGCGTCGCGTTGTACGACTCCCCGAGCGCGTCGACGGCGGCGTCGCCGAGCGCCTGTGTCGCGTGAGTCTCGTACTCGGCGACTGGCACCTCGGTGCCGGTGAACGCGAGCAGGTAGTGTGAGGCCGGGATCGCCTCGCCCAGCGAGGCGAACGTGGTCGCGTACGGCGAGTGGGTGTGGACGACACCGCCAACGTCCGGCCGCTGCTCGTACACCTCCAGATGCATCGGCAGTTCCGTCGAGGGGTCGATCTCCCCCTCGACGACGGTGCCGTCGGTGTGGACGACGGGCACGTCCGCGGGCTCGATCTCCGCGTAGGGGACGCCGGACGGACTGATCGCGACGTGGTCCTCGTCGAGGCGTGTACTCAAGTTGCCGCCGGTGCCGGTCGTCAGGTCGTCGTCGAGGAGGCTGCGTCCGTACTCGCAGATGGCGTTACGTGTCTCGTAGTGGGGGATCGTCTCTGATGACATTGGGATCGTAGTGAATCGGGTATCGACGCGGTGTGTCTCTCAGTCAGCGGTGCTTCCGGCGGTCTGCATCCCTTCTTCGAGGGCGACCTCGGCGTCGCTGTCGAGTCGTCGCTGGTGGATCGTCTCGCCGGTGCTGGCGTCGAAGAGATGCACGTCCTCGTCGGGGATCTCGACGGCGACTACCGCACCCTCGTTGATGAGCCGCTGGCCGTCCGTCTCGGCGATGAACGTCTGGTCGTGGTCCTGCTGTGTTGCCTGGAGGTAGACGTAGGAGGTGCTCCCCATCGGTTCGACAACGTCGACCTCCGCTTCGAACTCGTGGCCACCGGTCGGGTCGTCGTGGAGCGTGATGTCCTCGGGTCTGGCCCCCAGGACGAGGTCGCTCCGGTCGTCTGCCGAGGTCTGCATCCGCTCGGTCAGATCGAAGTCGAACCCGTCGGCCCGCAGGGTGCCACCCTCGACGTGGCCCTCGAAGAAGTTCATCGACGGCGAGCCGAGGAAGCCGGCGACGAACTGGTTCGCCGGCCGGTAGAAACACTCCAGCGGCGTCCCGATCTGCTGGAGTTCCCCGTAGTTGAGGACGACCAGCCGGTCGCCCATGGTCATCGCCTCGGTCTGGTCGTGGGTGACATACAGCGTCGTGACGCCCAGTTCGCTCTGCAGGCGGTTGATCTCGGTCCGCATCTCCGCGCGGAGTTTCGCGTCCAGGTTCGAGAGCGGTTCGTCCATCAGGAAGACGTTCGGGTCCCGGACGATCGCCCGCCCCAGCGCGACGCGCTGTTGCTGGCCGCCCGACAGTTCGCCGGGCGTGTTGTCCAGCAGTTCGCCGATGTCCATCATCTCGGCCGCCGAGGTGACCGTCTCCTCGATCTCCTGGTCGGACTGCTCCGTCGACATCTTCAGCCCGAACGACATGTTCTCCTCGACGGTCATGTTCGGATACAGCGCGTAGTTCTGGAACACCATCGCGATGTCGCGCGCGCGCGGTCCGAGTTGGTTGACGACGGTGTCGCCGATCTTCACGTCGCCTTCGCTCTGGGTTTCGAGCCCCGCGACGATCCGCATGAGCGTCGATTTCCCGCTGCCGGACGGTCCGACGAAGACGACGAACTCGCCGTCGTGGATGTCGAGGGACACGTCGTCGACTGCGACGACCGATTCGTCGCCCTCTCCGAACCGCTTCGTTACGTCGTCGATCGTGATACTAGCCATTAGTGTGTCTCCGTTGTGCGGCTGTTTCTCGCCGCCGCACGGGCGTGGTCTGCGTGCAGTACGTGTCGTTCGGTGGAACGCGTGTTCATTCTTTGATCACCACACCGAAGCTGAGGCCGGCCGCGAGATACTTGTTGACCGCGATCAGGAAGACGACGACCGGAACGATCATCGCGGTCGAGGCGGCCGCGAGCATCGACCACTCGATGGACCGGGAGCCGATGAACGAGTAGACGAACAGCGTCACCGGCACCGCCTCGAAGCTCGTCAACACGAGTCCGAACAGCAGCTCGATCCACGCGAAGATGAAGCTGATGATGGCCACCGAGAAGATGCCCGGTTTGGCCGCCGGCAGGACGACCTTCCGGAAGCCCTGGAACTGCGTCGCGCCGTCGACACGTGCGGCTTCCTCCAGCGTCTCGGGGATGCCATCGAAGAACGCCTTCATCACCCAGACGACAAGCGAGAGGTTGATGCTGACGTACATCAACACCATCCCGATCCGGGTGTCGAACAGGTTCAGCGCCCGGAAGATGACGAAAAACGGGATGACGACGGCGATCGGCGGGAGCATGCGCGAGGAGAGGATCCACACGAGCACGTCCCGTTCTTTGGGGATGTCGTACCGCGAGAGCACGTACGCCGCGGGCACGCCGATCAGCAGGACGATCACGACCGACGCCGACACCATCAGCACGCTGTTGGCGAAGGCGGCGACGAAATCGGACTGCTGGACCAACTGGATGTAGTTGTACACCGTCGGCAGGAAGATCCAGTCCGGCGGCAGCGAGTTGGCCTGTCCCGGCGGTTTCAGCGACATGGAGACGAGCCAGTACAGCGGGAACAGCACGACGAACGACCAGCCAAGCAGGATGGTGTGTCGAGCGACCCTGACGAGTGTCTCCCGCGTCTCCTTGTCGAGGCGCTGTGAGCCGATGGCAGCCTCCTCGTCGGATGTCGCCATCAGTCCCACACCCCCTCGAAGCCGACCTTCGCGATGATGATGTTACACAGCGCCACCACGAGGACGAGGTAGACGATGGCGATGGCCGCGGCCACGCCCAGTTGGTTGTTGATGAACATCTGTTCGTAGATGTTGATGCTGACGAGCTGAGTGGCCGTCCCCGGTCCGCCGTTGGTCAGCCCGTAGACGACGCCGAAGGTCCGGAACAGGTCGATGAGCCGGATGAGCGTGGCGACGAACACCACTGGCTTCATGTACGGGATGATGACGTGGACGTAGCGGCGCCACAGCGGCGCGCCGTCGACGCGGGAGGCCTCGACGAGCGTGTCGGGCACCGACGAGAGGCCGGCGTAGAAGATGATGAACATGAACGGCGTCCAGTTCCACGTGTCCAGCAGGATCACCGTCAACAGCGGCACGTCCGAGAGGAACGCGGGGGCCGCAAACGGCGTCGCCGTCTCGATCACGTACGGGATGACACCGATCTCGCTGTTCAGCATGATCCGGCCGATCGTCGCGAGCGACACGGGCGCGACAGCCATCGGGATGATGAACAGCACCCGGTAGAACCCCTTCATGCGACCGGAGTCGACGCCGGCGACCAGTGCCGCCAAGACGAATCCGAGCGCGGTCTCCAGGGCCAGTGCGCTGACGACGACGGTGATCGTGATGACGAACGAGTGGAACGCGCCGCCCCGGGTGAACGCCGTCTCGAAGTTGCTGAGCCCGACGAACTCCGCCTCGAAGACGTTGAACGTCGGTTCGGCGATCAGGCTGAGATAGAGGTCGTAGGCACCAGGGAAGAAGGTGATCATCACCATCACCAGCACCATCGGTGCCATGAACCAGTACGGGAGGTAGTCGTTCCAGAGATCCCGGAGTCTGGCGAGGGTCGTCCGGTTTGCCGACTCTGTTTGGGTAGGTGTGCTCATTTGTTGTGGATATGTCTCATGATGCTGGTTCGGGCTGGCACGTCAGCCGCTGTAGATGTCTTCCGCGACCTCCGCGGCCCGCGTCATCGCCGCCTCGGCGGACTTCTGGCCAGCGATAGCGCGCTGGAGTTCCTCGGAGTAGCGCTGGCCCCACTCGGGGTACTTCCGGTCGAACGGGTCCGGTGCGGCCTCCTGCAGGGATTCGAGCGTGACCTGCGCGAAGTTGTCGCCGACGCGCGAGCGGAACTCGTCGTTCTCCCAGACCGACTGACGCACCGAGAACGCCGCGCCGTTGTCGAGGTGCATCCAGGTGTTGGTCGGCTCGGAGGACGCCCACAGCATGAACAGGAACGCCTGTTCGGAGTTCGAGGCGTTCTTCGACGTGGAGATCTGCCAGTTGAACGCGTTCGGCGAGAACGTCCCGTCGGCCGGTCGCGGCGCCTTCGCGATACCGATGTCTTCGCCGACCTGAGAGTCCTCGCCGGTCAGGCCCGGCCAGAACAGGTTTGCGTCGGCGACGATGTGACCGGCCCGCCCCTCCTGCATCGTCGCGAGCACGTCGGACCACGTCTGGGTCGACGCGCCCTCGGGACCGTAGTCCTGGAGGAGGCTGGTGTACCACTCGGCCGCCTCGATGACACCGTCGGTGTCCAGTCCCGAGTCGTTCGGGAACTCGGTCCAGAGCTCGGCGCCGTACTCGCGCAGGAACGTGTTCAGGATGTAGATGTTCATCCCGTAACCCTTCTGGCCGCGGCCGACCGTCCCGACCACGTCGGACTCGTTCTCGTGGATCGTCTGTGCGTTCTGCCGGAACTGTTCGAGCGTCTCGGCGACTTCGAGGTCGTGTTTCTCGTAGAGGTCCGTTCGGTAGAACTGGGTCTGGACCTCGACGGTGATGGGGATGCCCGTCCAGGAGTCGCTGTAGCCGCCGCCGTGGGCCTGCCACTTCGAGGCCTCGAAGAGGTCGTCGGGCTGGTACCACTCCTCGTCGTAGAGACTGCTGTCGTCGAAGTACGGATCGAGGGGTTGAATCCAGCCCTCCTCGCGGAACTGATTGACGACCTGATCCATGTAGAAGATGTCGAACTGCCCGGCGCCGGTGCTGACATCGGTCTGTCGCTTGGTCCGGAACTGCTGTTCCGGGAGGATGTTCCAGACGACATCGATCCCCGTCAGTTCCTCGAAGACGGGCACCGCGGGCTTGATGGCCGACACCCACGGGTGCTGGACGGCACCGATGTTGATCTGTGACCCCTCGAACTGCCGCCAGTCGATGTCTGCGCTCTGGTACTCCTCCAGCGGGATGGCGAGGTCGCCGTCGGATCCGGAACTGGACTCGGTCGAATCGCCGCTGGACCCGTTACCGCCGCTCGATCCGTCGCCACCGCCCGAGCCACTCGACCCGCCTCGCGTACAGCCTGCGAGGCCGCCGAGCAGTCCGACACCTGTCGCTTTGATAAAGTTCCGCCTGTTGCGCTCTGTCATATTGGCTTGCCTCGGTCTAGCAACAACATTCATGCATAATAAAGGTACCCCTTCTTCGAAGCCCAGCGAGCGGGGGACGATCACGTAAATCGCCACACAGCGAGCGGTTTGCGGTCGAACCGTGGAAAGACTTTAATGGAGTGTCCGACAACAGTTGGGCCGAGGCCACACGAGAACAGCAGTCGTCGGTCACACGTCGAGTCCTCGTGCGAGCGACGCGCTCCCGACTGACATCGCGACGACACTCACCGACGAGCCTGTTCGGCCACGATCCACCATGACTGGAGACACCCACACGTCAGCACAGTACCGACCCGTCACACACGTCCGTTCCGCTGTGGGGGGCGAGTGATGCGAGCGACCACACTCACAGACGTTGGCGAGATCGAAGTCCAGGAACGGGAACGCCCCGAACCGAAGCCGAACGAGGTGCTCGTCGAAGTCGGTGCCTGCAGCGTCTGCATGACCGATTATCACATGTACCACGGGACCTTCGCCGCCCCGACGCCGCTGGTGCTCGGTCACGAGAGCGCCGGGACCGTCGTCGATGTCGGGACCGATGTCGACACGTTCGCCGCGGGTGACCGTGTCGCGATCAATCCGACTGTCCCCTGTAACGCCTGTTCGTACTGCAAGCGCGGGGAGACACACCTCTGTGAGAACAACACGAGCATCGGCGGTGCCGGCGAGACGATCCTCGACGGCGCGTTCGCAGAGTACGTCCGCGTACCGGCCATCAACGTCGAAGACATCGGCGAGATGTCCTTCGAGCGGGCCGCGTTGGCCGAACCACTGGCCTGCTGTCTCCACGGTGTCGAACAGACGGATCTCACGCCGGGCGACAGCGTCGCCATCATCGGTGCCGGTCCGATCGGGCTCCTCCTGTTGCAGTCGTTCCGCATCGCCGGCGCCGCACCCATCGTGGTCTCCGAACCGGACGACGAGCGCCGCGAGATCGCCGCCGAACTCGGCGCCGACGCCGTCGTCGACCCCGAGGAGGAAGACCCCGAGACGGCGATCCCCGAGGCCGCCGGCGGTGCCGTCGACGTTGGCGCGGAGGCGATCGGACTCGTACCGACGATCAAACAGGCCAACGCGGTGACTGCCCAGGGCGGCTCGACGCTCGTCTTCGGCGTCCCGGACCAGGAGGCGACCATGGAGGTCAGCCCCTTCGACATCTTCTTCGACGAGGTCGACTACCGGGGTTCGTTCTCCCTGACGACGGAGGACTTCGAGCGAGCGGTGACGCTGCTCCAGCAGGGTCGGATCGACGCGGACACCCTCGTCACAGAACGGATCGGACTCGACGACTTGCCGACGGCGTTCGAGCGCATGGAGAACGGCGAGGGACTGAAGAAAGTCGTCGTCCCGGGCGCCAGCGACTGAGGTCGGTCGCCGCGTCACCGCACTGTTCTGGAGCCCTCCCCCCGTCTGCCATTCTGTGTCTAAAACTACGACCAGCGATCCGTCCGGTCCGTGGGTCACGTTGTATTCGTTCTTCTCTCAAGAACACAAATAGTTCGCGCGTTTTTGAGTGCACAAAAGTAACCTATTTCGTTTTTCGTGAGGGATACATCGCGTGTGAACAGTTACCAGGGCGAAAGTGTTCTGCTCTAACGAACAGAATTATGTACGTGGCACCAGTACACGAAGACAATGAGCGACACACCAAGCTACACCATCGACGCGACGGAAACGTCGCTCGACCTGCTCGAACTCCTGGTGCAATCGGCCGACCCGATGGGCGTGACGGCGCTTGCCGACCGCCTCGGGGTCGCAAAGAGCGTCGTCTACAACCACCTCGCGACGTTGCGTGAGCGTGGCTACGTCGTCAAGCGTGGCGACCGATACGAACCCTCGCTCAAACCCCTGGACGTCGGTTCACAGACGCGTGCGGCGATGCCCATCTACGAGTCCGCGCGCCACCACCTCGACAACCTCGCCGCTGCTTCCGGGGAGACGACAGTGCTGTTCGTCCTCGAAGCGGGGTCGGGCGTGCCGGTCTACATCGCCGAGGCCAGCGACGGCTGGTCGCCGCGTTTCCACGAGGGCCAGCGCTATCCACTCCACGTAAACGCACCGGGGAAGGCGATTCTGGCGTCGCTGCCGGAGGAGCGCGTCGACGAGATTCTGGCGGCCACCGACCTCGTCGCGCCGACCGAGGCCACGATAACCCGGCGGGACGAACTCAAAGCCACGCTCCGGGGAGTCCGCGAGGACACCGTCGCGTTCTGTAGAGGAGAACAGTACGAGGGGATCGTCGGTGCCGCCGCCCCGGTGTCGGTCAGCGATGCCGACTGCGTGGCAGCGCTCGGCATCTGTGGTCCGGTAGACCGACTGAGCGGGCGGTACCTCGAAGAGGACATCACCGGCCAGGTCGTCAGCACCGCGAAGTCGATTCAGGTCGACCTCCGGAGTCGATGAACCGAATGAGTGGGTGTCGTAACACCAGTACAACTGTTATACCACTGGGTTCCACGCCCGTTCGACAGCCGACTCGACCGGAACGGTGGTGTAACGCTAAGGCACGATTAGATGAATTCACAGGTGTATTGGACCACTTGTTCAAGAATGTGAGTGTATTCGGATTCCTATATTCGCTACAGCCGAGGTGATACCATATTTTGTTTTGAGCCAATAGAAAAAGCTATCTAAGTGTGTTTTAATTGTTTTTGGTTATCAAAAGCGGTATTGCGTTTGTGAAATGTCGAGAGCCGAGGAAAAGAGGTCCGAAAGCGTTGTGATAACCTCAAACAACCGATATCTGA from the Haloarcula pelagica genome contains:
- a CDS encoding SDR family NAD(P)-dependent oxidoreductase — encoded protein: MSVRESFSLDGETAIVTGAAQGLGKQMASGLAEMGADVAIADVNEEKAERAAAELDGETTVIATEVDVTDEASVEAMVEDVTDRLGPIDVLVNNAGIVENSPAEETSIESWRRIVAVNLDGVFLCAKHVGQQMLERGEGRIVNISSMSGFDVNVPQKQASYNTTKAGVRMLTQSLAVEWGDRGVRVNAIAPGYMRTELVDEVLAENPEMEETWLENTPMGRLGRPEELKELVVYLASDASSYMTGSTVVMDGGYTSR
- a CDS encoding rhamnulokinase — translated: MNHVAIDIGASGGTVYLGRVTPTDFDVREVHRFENRPVRRDGRYVWDLAALRERMVDGLEAAAERADGLDTVGVDTWGLDFGLLADGEVLRDPVSYRDPEATATREELFASVGKRRLFAATGITNWNTPNTLWQLHTLAERDPALLERADSLLMMPQLLTTLLGGDQCGEVTVASTTQMVDPSERAWATDLLDDLGVPTALLPSLEEPGRRLGPVADDVAERVSETPELVTPASHDTAAAVAGLPLAEDGAFLNTGSWFILGVERDAPVRTDAGFEHGVSNELGVDGTVRLLTNVNGFFLLEECREAWRANGEPAGYDHLLSAARDAPARAALVDPDAESFDIDGSMPDQLRAYCRRTDQPVPTGQGEIVRCLLDSLVTKTALELDALAAVTDDRPESINLGGGGVRNDLFCQLLADATDRPVVAGPVEATAIGNLLTQALAVDTLPDLAAGRRLVASAFETTRYEPTDTGEWERAKERLTDLPSA
- a CDS encoding class II aldolase/adducin family protein; translation: MSSETIPHYETRNAICEYGRSLLDDDLTTGTGGNLSTRLDEDHVAISPSGVPYAEIEPADVPVVHTDGTVVEGEIDPSTELPMHLEVYEQRPDVGGVVHTHSPYATTFASLGEAIPASHYLLAFTGTEVPVAEYETHATQALGDAAVDALGESYNATLLRNHGVLTADGSLEDAYTVALMVEYCARIHHQARAIGEPEILPDEEIDRLRGKLDSYGQ
- a CDS encoding ABC transporter ATP-binding protein, giving the protein MASITIDDVTKRFGEGDESVVAVDDVSLDIHDGEFVVFVGPSGSGKSTLMRIVAGLETQSEGDVKIGDTVVNQLGPRARDIAMVFQNYALYPNMTVEENMSFGLKMSTEQSDQEIEETVTSAAEMMDIGELLDNTPGELSGGQQQRVALGRAIVRDPNVFLMDEPLSNLDAKLRAEMRTEINRLQSELGVTTLYVTHDQTEAMTMGDRLVVLNYGELQQIGTPLECFYRPANQFVAGFLGSPSMNFFEGHVEGGTLRADGFDFDLTERMQTSADDRSDLVLGARPEDITLHDDPTGGHEFEAEVDVVEPMGSTSYVYLQATQQDHDQTFIAETDGQRLINEGAVVAVEIPDEDVHLFDASTGETIHQRRLDSDAEVALEEGMQTAGSTAD
- a CDS encoding carbohydrate ABC transporter permease; its protein translation is MATSDEEAAIGSQRLDKETRETLVRVARHTILLGWSFVVLFPLYWLVSMSLKPPGQANSLPPDWIFLPTVYNYIQLVQQSDFVAAFANSVLMVSASVVIVLLIGVPAAYVLSRYDIPKERDVLVWILSSRMLPPIAVVIPFFVIFRALNLFDTRIGMVLMYVSINLSLVVWVMKAFFDGIPETLEEAARVDGATQFQGFRKVVLPAAKPGIFSVAIISFIFAWIELLFGLVLTSFEAVPVTLFVYSFIGSRSIEWSMLAAASTAMIVPVVVFLIAVNKYLAAGLSFGVVIKE
- a CDS encoding carbohydrate ABC transporter permease; translated protein: MSTPTQTESANRTTLARLRDLWNDYLPYWFMAPMVLVMVMITFFPGAYDLYLSLIAEPTFNVFEAEFVGLSNFETAFTRGGAFHSFVITITVVVSALALETALGFVLAALVAGVDSGRMKGFYRVLFIIPMAVAPVSLATIGRIMLNSEIGVIPYVIETATPFAAPAFLSDVPLLTVILLDTWNWTPFMFIIFYAGLSSVPDTLVEASRVDGAPLWRRYVHVIIPYMKPVVFVATLIRLIDLFRTFGVVYGLTNGGPGTATQLVSINIYEQMFINNQLGVAAAIAIVYLVLVVALCNIIIAKVGFEGVWD
- a CDS encoding extracellular solute-binding protein, giving the protein MTERNRRNFIKATGVGLLGGLAGCTRGGSSGSGGGDGSSGGNGSSGDSTESSSGSDGDLAIPLEEYQSADIDWRQFEGSQINIGAVQHPWVSAIKPAVPVFEELTGIDVVWNILPEQQFRTKRQTDVSTGAGQFDIFYMDQVVNQFREEGWIQPLDPYFDDSSLYDEEWYQPDDLFEASKWQAHGGGYSDSWTGIPITVEVQTQFYRTDLYEKHDLEVAETLEQFRQNAQTIHENESDVVGTVGRGQKGYGMNIYILNTFLREYGAELWTEFPNDSGLDTDGVIEAAEWYTSLLQDYGPEGASTQTWSDVLATMQEGRAGHIVADANLFWPGLTGEDSQVGEDIGIAKAPRPADGTFSPNAFNWQISTSKNASNSEQAFLFMLWASSEPTNTWMHLDNGAAFSVRQSVWENDEFRSRVGDNFAQVTLESLQEAAPDPFDRKYPEWGQRYSEELQRAIAGQKSAEAAMTRAAEVAEDIYSG
- a CDS encoding galactitol-1-phosphate 5-dehydrogenase yields the protein MRATTLTDVGEIEVQERERPEPKPNEVLVEVGACSVCMTDYHMYHGTFAAPTPLVLGHESAGTVVDVGTDVDTFAAGDRVAINPTVPCNACSYCKRGETHLCENNTSIGGAGETILDGAFAEYVRVPAINVEDIGEMSFERAALAEPLACCLHGVEQTDLTPGDSVAIIGAGPIGLLLLQSFRIAGAAPIVVSEPDDERREIAAELGADAVVDPEEEDPETAIPEAAGGAVDVGAEAIGLVPTIKQANAVTAQGGSTLVFGVPDQEATMEVSPFDIFFDEVDYRGSFSLTTEDFERAVTLLQQGRIDADTLVTERIGLDDLPTAFERMENGEGLKKVVVPGASD
- a CDS encoding IclR family transcriptional regulator, whose protein sequence is MSDTPSYTIDATETSLDLLELLVQSADPMGVTALADRLGVAKSVVYNHLATLRERGYVVKRGDRYEPSLKPLDVGSQTRAAMPIYESARHHLDNLAAASGETTVLFVLEAGSGVPVYIAEASDGWSPRFHEGQRYPLHVNAPGKAILASLPEERVDEILAATDLVAPTEATITRRDELKATLRGVREDTVAFCRGEQYEGIVGAAAPVSVSDADCVAALGICGPVDRLSGRYLEEDITGQVVSTAKSIQVDLRSR